A genomic stretch from Hemibagrus wyckioides isolate EC202008001 linkage group LG18, SWU_Hwy_1.0, whole genome shotgun sequence includes:
- the pgk1 gene encoding phosphoglycerate kinase 1 — protein sequence MSLSNKLTLDKVDVNGKRVVMRVDFNVPMKDKAITNNQRIKAALPSIQHCLNNGAKSVVLMSHLGRPDGVPMPDKYSLEPVAAELKTLLGKDITFLKDCVGAEVESACADPPAGSIILLENLRFHVAEEGKGKDAAGNKTKASQEEINAFRASLSKLGDVYINDAFGTAHRAHSSMVGVDLPQKAAGFLMKKELDYFAMALEKPQRPFLAILGGAKVKDKIQLINNMLDKVDEMIIGGGMAFTFLKVLKNMEIGTSLFDEEGSKIVQDLMAKAEKNGVKITLPVDFVTAEKFDEKATTGTAAVADGIPAGWMGLDCGPESSKLFAEAVGRAKQIVWNGPVGVFEWDNFAKGTKNLMDKVVEVTKSGCITIIGGGDTATCCAKWDTEDKVSHVSTGGGASLELLEGKVLPGVDALSSV from the exons ATGTCTCTGTCAAACAAGCTCACCCTGGATAAAGTGGATGTCAATGGAAAGCGTGTAGTTATGAG GGTTGATTTCAATGTGCCGATGAAGGACAAGGCCATCACAAACAACCAGAG GATCAAGGCTGcacttccatccatccagcacTGTTTAAACAACGGAGCCAAGTCCGTGGTGCTGATGAGCCACTTGGGCCGGCCCGATGGCGTCCCCATGCCTGACAAGTACTCTCTGGAGCCTGTCGCTGCAGAACTCAAGACCTTGCTTGGAAA AGATATTACGTTCCTGAAAGACTGCGTCGGTGCAGAGGTGGAGAGCGCCTGTGCCGATCCTCCTGCAGGTTCCATCATTCTTCTGGAGAACCTGCGCTTCCATGTGGCTGAAGAAGGCAAGGGCAAAGATGCTGCAGGAAACAAG aCCAAAGCATCCCAGGAAGAGATTAACGCTTTCAGAGCCTCCCTGTCCAAGCTGGGTGACGTTTACATTAACGATGCCTTCGGAACGGCACACAGAGCCCACAG CTCTATGGTTGGAGTGGATCTGCCTCAGAAAGCTGCAGGCTTCTTGATGAAGAAGGAGCTGGACTACTTTGCCATGGCCTTGGAGAAGCCACAGAGACCATTCCTGGCCATCCTCGGGGG GGCCAAAGTCAAAGATAAGATTCAGCTGATCAACAACATGCTGGACAAGGTGGACGAGATGATCATCGGGGGCGGCATGGCTTTCACCTTCCTCAAAGTCCTCAAGAACATGGAG ATTGGCACTTCCCTGTTCGACGAGGAAGGATCCAAAATCGTCCAGGACCTGATGGCTAAAGCCGAGAAGAACGGAGTCAAGATCACCCTTCCTGTCGACTTTGTCACTGCAGAAAAGTTTGATGAGAAGGCCACGACTGGAACAGCTGCAGTAGCTGATGGCATTCCAGCAGGATGGATG GGTCTGGACTGTGGGCCTGAGAGCTCCAAGCTTTTTGCTGAGGCTGTAGGTAGAGCGAAGCAGATCGTATGGAACGGACCTGTCGGCGTATTCGAGTGGGATAACTTCGCCAAGGGAACCAAGAACCTGATGGACAAAGTTGTGGAGGTGACCAAAAGTGGTTGCATCACCATCATTG GTGGTGGAGACACAGCAACCTGCTGTGCCAAGTGGGACACTGAGGACAAAGTGAGCCATGTGAGTACAGGAGGAGGAGCGAGTCTGGAACTTCTGGAGG GAAAAGTGCTGCCTGGTGTAGATGCCCTCAGCAGTGTTTAA